One Bdellovibrio bacteriovorus str. Tiberius DNA segment encodes these proteins:
- a CDS encoding bifunctional riboflavin kinase/FAD synthetase produces MQVYQGAKHLSAPLAASVVTIGNFDGVHLGHQQLIENVVREAQYFGVPSVVYTFHPHPVKVLHPERATYRLFDLKDQQEQFEKRGIENVIIEEFTRDFAKVTPQEFLDNYVLKQLNPKTLVVGHDFNFGADRAGNIPFLEKYCAEKGIRLIIIPPFQFEGSVVSSTRIRENLKNGEVQKANDLLARTYYLRGHVEKGFQRGRTIGVPTANVHPDVEFIPRQGVYCTLTKIGAHLHPSITNIGVNPTFQESGRGPVKIETHLFDFDAQLYGIEVEVYLLKFLRDEKKFSGIEELKNQIQNDMAEARKYFDEHPHS; encoded by the coding sequence ATGCAGGTTTATCAAGGTGCCAAACATCTGAGCGCTCCCTTGGCGGCTTCTGTCGTCACTATAGGGAATTTTGACGGGGTCCATCTGGGCCACCAGCAGCTCATAGAGAATGTCGTGCGTGAGGCTCAGTATTTCGGGGTCCCGTCGGTTGTGTATACTTTCCATCCTCACCCCGTGAAGGTTCTTCACCCTGAAAGGGCCACCTATCGCCTTTTTGACCTGAAAGACCAGCAGGAACAGTTTGAAAAACGCGGGATTGAAAACGTCATTATCGAGGAGTTCACCCGGGATTTTGCCAAGGTCACCCCGCAGGAGTTTTTGGACAATTATGTGCTGAAGCAGCTTAATCCCAAAACCCTGGTGGTGGGGCATGATTTCAACTTTGGTGCTGACCGCGCCGGAAATATTCCATTTCTGGAAAAGTACTGCGCCGAAAAAGGCATTCGTCTGATCATTATTCCTCCATTCCAGTTCGAAGGCTCGGTGGTGTCGTCCACGCGCATTCGTGAAAACCTGAAAAACGGCGAAGTGCAGAAGGCCAACGATCTTTTGGCGCGCACTTACTATTTGCGTGGTCACGTGGAAAAAGGCTTTCAGCGTGGGCGCACGATTGGTGTGCCGACGGCCAATGTTCATCCGGATGTCGAGTTTATTCCGCGTCAGGGCGTGTACTGCACGCTGACTAAAATCGGGGCGCATCTGCATCCTTCAATCACCAATATCGGTGTGAATCCGACCTTCCAGGAAAGTGGCAGGGGCCCGGTGAAAATTGAAACTCATCTGTTTGATTTTGATGCCCAGCTTTATGGCATCGAGGTTGAAGTGTATCTGCTGAAATTCCTGCGCGACGAAAAGAAGTTCTCGGGGATTGAAGAGCTGAAAAATCAGATTCAAAACGACATGGCTGAAGCCAGAAAGTATTTTGATGAGCATCCTCATTCGTGA
- the pilB gene encoding type IV-A pilus assembly ATPase PilB, producing the protein MSSLKIGEILVKQGLLKPDQLALAMEEQKKTGQRLTNSIIQLGYLKDNQILRAVEKHFAVPGVEVNTFEIDATVIAMIPKDVCEKNTLIPLQKAGNTLVVAFADPSNIIVKEDLRFITRCRIQAVVGTESAIMSGIEKYYGGSISTKSLNTMGVGDEDDFILSAGPATEVIDQDGGSEDAPIIKFVNSILADAIRKKVSDIHFEPYEKKYRVRFRIDGNLVEATAPPAGTAAAIASRIKIMSKLDIAEKRRPQDGRLKVRTKAKEMDFRVSVLPTLWGEKVVLRLLDKSNLQLDMTKLGFEEDDLKIFKSTINLPQGMVLITGPTGSGKTTTIYSALAELNQPDVNISTAEDPVEFNLEGINQVQMNPDIDLNFSSALKSFLRQDPDVVMVGEIRDLETAEIAFKAASTGHLVVSTLHTNDAPGTVIRLTEMGVAPYIITSTVNLIVAQRLVGKVCESCKAPVEVPAQTLMNLGVPQAEIGDYKLMRGKGCANCNNTGIKGRLAIYELLAMTEKMKEAILKGASTGQLRFLAREQGMRTLRRSALLKLKRGVTTIEEVLNASVKDT; encoded by the coding sequence ATGTCTTCACTCAAAATCGGGGAAATTCTAGTTAAGCAAGGTTTGCTCAAGCCTGATCAATTGGCATTGGCCATGGAAGAGCAGAAAAAAACCGGGCAGCGGCTGACGAATTCCATCATTCAACTCGGGTACTTAAAAGACAATCAGATCCTTCGCGCTGTTGAAAAACACTTCGCGGTTCCGGGGGTCGAGGTCAACACGTTTGAAATCGATGCAACCGTCATTGCAATGATTCCCAAAGATGTGTGCGAGAAAAACACATTGATCCCTCTGCAGAAAGCCGGGAACACCCTGGTTGTAGCGTTTGCGGATCCCTCTAATATTATAGTCAAAGAAGATTTGCGTTTCATCACTCGTTGCCGCATCCAGGCGGTAGTGGGGACGGAAAGTGCCATCATGTCCGGTATTGAAAAATACTATGGCGGCAGTATCAGCACCAAGTCTTTGAACACCATGGGCGTGGGTGATGAGGATGACTTTATCCTCAGTGCCGGTCCAGCGACGGAAGTCATCGATCAGGATGGCGGGTCGGAAGACGCGCCGATCATCAAGTTCGTGAACTCGATCCTGGCCGATGCGATTCGTAAGAAAGTGTCTGATATCCACTTTGAACCTTACGAGAAAAAATACCGTGTGCGTTTCCGTATCGACGGTAACCTGGTGGAGGCGACCGCGCCTCCGGCAGGGACGGCGGCAGCGATTGCATCTCGTATTAAAATTATGTCCAAGCTGGATATCGCTGAAAAACGCCGTCCGCAGGATGGTCGTTTGAAAGTGCGAACCAAAGCCAAAGAGATGGATTTCCGTGTCAGCGTTCTGCCGACTCTTTGGGGTGAAAAAGTTGTTTTGCGTCTTTTGGATAAATCGAATTTGCAGCTGGACATGACCAAGCTGGGTTTTGAAGAGGACGATTTGAAAATCTTTAAATCCACCATCAATCTGCCGCAAGGGATGGTTCTGATCACGGGCCCGACGGGTTCGGGTAAAACGACAACGATTTATTCCGCCTTGGCGGAACTGAATCAGCCGGATGTGAATATCTCCACCGCGGAAGATCCAGTGGAGTTCAACCTGGAAGGTATCAATCAGGTTCAGATGAATCCGGATATCGACCTGAATTTTTCCAGCGCTTTGAAATCCTTCCTGCGTCAGGATCCGGATGTCGTGATGGTGGGGGAGATTCGTGACCTTGAAACTGCCGAGATCGCCTTTAAAGCGGCCTCCACGGGTCACTTGGTCGTAAGCACCCTGCACACCAACGATGCACCGGGAACGGTCATTCGTCTGACCGAAATGGGTGTGGCTCCGTATATTATCACTTCGACGGTAAATCTGATCGTGGCTCAGCGTCTGGTCGGTAAAGTCTGCGAATCCTGCAAAGCGCCGGTGGAAGTGCCAGCACAGACCCTGATGAACCTGGGCGTGCCTCAGGCTGAAATCGGAGACTACAAACTGATGCGTGGAAAAGGTTGCGCCAATTGCAACAACACCGGCATCAAAGGCCGTCTGGCGATTTACGAATTGCTGGCAATGACCGAGAAAATGAAAGAGGCCATCTTGAAAGGTGCCTCGACCGGTCAGCTTCGCTTCCTGGCCCGTGAACAGGGGATGAGAACCCTGCGCCGAAGTGCGCTGTTAAAGTTAAAACGTGGCGTAACAACTATTGAAGAAGTGCTCAACGCATCAGTGAAGGACACCTAA
- a CDS encoding pilT, twitching motility protein PilT, which yields MSLTELLLQAKAKKAEEFLFVVGSEPRARLASGWTSLRTSPALMTEWNLLQQSLLSTQQKAVLETTGVVQGEAALDTLRIGFSFFQQDSTMKAVLDMDLDGGKQEVALPPSLLEACLRMKGLVLLSGPGEAGQVWALHRILQKISDEKSFLGVVFSRKAFPQVRESKSCYLYHTGEFARPEEKESLMAGVDMVVYDGFHDEDSLLEALSLAEQGVFVIYSMKAPSVTNALRRALSTLGDRFGEHGAPRLAEVLTMASGQYPVAGLSGEKVFAHEVLLMKPQVRGLIEDQDLKSLENLLTQAPENSGILTLNQSLLQHLIRRRVDLKTAFEVSRDPDNLDQLLKKVGI from the coding sequence ATGAGTCTGACCGAGCTCCTTTTGCAGGCCAAAGCCAAAAAAGCGGAAGAATTTTTGTTTGTTGTCGGCAGTGAGCCGCGTGCTCGTCTGGCCTCGGGCTGGACAAGTCTGCGCACGTCACCTGCGTTGATGACGGAGTGGAATCTTTTGCAGCAAAGCCTGCTCAGCACCCAGCAAAAAGCGGTGCTTGAAACCACGGGTGTGGTTCAGGGGGAAGCGGCGCTGGATACATTGCGCATTGGTTTTTCCTTCTTCCAGCAGGACAGCACCATGAAAGCTGTTTTGGACATGGATCTTGACGGTGGAAAGCAGGAGGTGGCACTGCCGCCTTCTTTGCTGGAAGCGTGTCTGCGCATGAAGGGCTTGGTGCTGTTGTCCGGTCCGGGTGAAGCCGGGCAGGTGTGGGCACTGCACAGAATTCTGCAGAAAATCTCTGATGAAAAATCGTTCCTGGGTGTGGTGTTCTCGCGCAAGGCGTTCCCGCAGGTGCGTGAATCCAAATCCTGTTATTTGTATCACACGGGTGAATTTGCGCGCCCGGAAGAAAAAGAAAGTCTGATGGCGGGTGTGGACATGGTGGTCTATGACGGCTTCCATGACGAAGATTCTTTGCTTGAAGCCCTTTCTTTGGCCGAGCAGGGTGTGTTTGTGATTTATTCCATGAAAGCGCCCTCTGTGACGAATGCCCTTCGTCGTGCGCTGTCCACATTGGGTGATCGCTTTGGTGAACACGGGGCGCCTCGTCTGGCGGAAGTGCTGACGATGGCTTCCGGTCAGTATCCGGTGGCGGGCCTGAGCGGCGAAAAGGTTTTCGCCCATGAGGTGCTTTTGATGAAACCTCAGGTGCGTGGTCTGATTGAAGATCAGGATCTGAAGTCTTTGGAAAATCTTTTGACTCAGGCTCCGGAAAATTCCGGCATCCTGACTTTGAATCAGTCTTTGTTGCAGCATCTGATCCGTCGTCGTGTGGATTTGAAAACCGCGTTTGAAGTGTCCCGCGACCCGGACAACCTTGATCAGCTTCTTAAGAAGGTAGGTATCTAA
- a CDS encoding type II secretion system F family protein — MAKFQYQAKNASGQMVQGEIEAASQQEAIIRLRAQQLLPVRVVAFGASRASAGKTPSLFAPTVKGKDLQIFTRQFATLINAGIPVVDSLKILSEGLRPGLLKEASAQVKTSIEGGRRLADSMAQVPNVFDKLYVNMIQAGEEAGILDGILQRLASYMEKSEKIKAQVKGALVYPMVIICVAMIVIAGILVFIIPKFMEFFAGSGKEPPMLTLMVVNLSNSMINNWYLYLGAMVIGPMALMQWLKTDGGKDAFDRFIMKAPVFGEVVQKSAIARLTRTLSTLLSSGVGLIEAIEISAKTAGNVVIEQSLLRCKESVTAGRTFASPLAKEKAFPEMVVQMISIGEQSGTMDIMLGKIADFYEDEVETAVKAMTSLLEPLLMVVLGGIIAVLVVAMYLPIFNMADVVQ, encoded by the coding sequence ATGGCAAAATTCCAGTATCAGGCCAAGAATGCCTCTGGCCAAATGGTTCAGGGCGAGATCGAAGCGGCTTCCCAGCAGGAGGCCATCATCCGTCTGCGTGCCCAGCAGCTTTTGCCGGTTCGAGTGGTGGCCTTTGGTGCTTCACGTGCTTCTGCGGGGAAAACTCCGAGTTTGTTTGCTCCGACCGTAAAGGGTAAAGACCTGCAGATTTTCACCCGTCAGTTTGCAACTTTGATCAACGCCGGTATCCCGGTGGTGGATTCTTTGAAAATCCTTTCAGAAGGTTTGCGCCCGGGTCTTTTGAAGGAAGCTTCTGCCCAGGTAAAAACCTCGATCGAGGGCGGTCGTCGTCTGGCCGATTCCATGGCGCAGGTTCCAAACGTATTTGATAAATTGTATGTGAATATGATCCAGGCGGGCGAAGAAGCCGGTATCCTTGACGGGATCCTGCAGCGTCTTGCGAGCTATATGGAAAAATCCGAGAAAATCAAAGCCCAGGTAAAAGGGGCCCTGGTTTATCCGATGGTCATCATCTGCGTGGCGATGATTGTCATCGCCGGTATTCTGGTTTTCATTATTCCGAAGTTCATGGAGTTCTTCGCCGGATCCGGTAAAGAGCCACCAATGCTGACGTTGATGGTGGTGAACCTCAGTAACTCGATGATCAACAACTGGTATCTTTACCTGGGTGCGATGGTGATCGGGCCGATGGCCCTGATGCAGTGGCTGAAAACAGATGGCGGTAAAGACGCCTTTGACCGTTTCATCATGAAAGCACCGGTGTTCGGTGAAGTGGTGCAAAAATCCGCGATCGCGCGTTTGACACGTACATTGTCGACGCTGCTTTCTTCGGGTGTGGGCCTGATTGAAGCGATTGAGATTTCTGCAAAGACCGCGGGTAACGTGGTGATTGAGCAGTCTTTGCTTCGTTGCAAAGAGTCAGTGACTGCGGGTCGTACTTTTGCTTCTCCGTTGGCGAAGGAAAAAGCTTTCCCTGAGATGGTGGTTCAGATGATCTCTATCGGGGAACAATCCGGTACGATGGATATCATGTTGGGTAAAATTGCAGACTTCTATGAAGATGAAGTTGAAACAGCAGTTAAAGCGATGACCTCTTTGCTGGAGCCACTATTGATGGTTGTTCTGGGTGGTATCATCGCGGTTCTGGTTGTGGCGATGTATCTTCCGATCTTCAACATGGCGGATGTGGTTCAATAG
- a CDS encoding two-component system sensor histidine kinase NtrB: MRLSFALQNSKNQGLTVEFTRVSLFALILLISAVSSVFQEGFINWQILGPFYAILSVAFGAHVLWFSTWDRLLQKPWLLFAGFVVDSLLISFLIYYSGINQSLFLFLHLVNILLAGIACRGVGAVTLALFTSIFFTVAALFSPEMKALNFFFLLALNNIAFFSVAGLSGYLSEQLQSVGKELSETGASLRSAQELNEVLVENIPTGMVSFTESGEVVKANSSAAEILGYSDLSTLNWYELFPETRRSEGLFKGDVKYTPRNDANAKILGMTLSKIYSPELKAHLSIGLFDDLTKIRQLEYAARQNEKLAAVGGLAAGIAHEIRNPLAGISGSIELLSQTVNNDDDRKLMKIVLREIDRLNNLITEFLDYARPEVPPTDAVDLSALLTEVLDSMKLNAQVRADTEQVREFEPGLQILGRRDKLKQAFLNIIINSYQAMNDSQKPQIAVKALVTDKEVRVRIRDAGCGMSEATRKKMFEPFHTTKPKGTGLGLAVTHKILEGHGAQVFVESEVGVGTEFILTFPRAH, encoded by the coding sequence ATGCGTTTAAGTTTTGCTTTGCAGAACAGTAAAAATCAGGGGCTGACGGTGGAATTTACCCGCGTCAGCCTTTTTGCGTTGATTTTGCTGATCAGTGCGGTTTCCAGTGTGTTTCAGGAAGGTTTCATCAACTGGCAGATTCTGGGTCCGTTTTACGCGATCCTGAGTGTGGCCTTTGGCGCCCATGTGTTGTGGTTCTCGACGTGGGACCGGCTGCTGCAGAAACCGTGGCTTTTGTTCGCGGGCTTCGTTGTTGATTCCCTGCTGATTTCTTTTTTGATTTATTATTCCGGGATCAATCAGTCCCTGTTCTTGTTCCTGCACCTGGTGAATATCCTGCTGGCGGGAATTGCCTGTCGTGGTGTGGGGGCGGTGACGCTGGCCCTGTTCACGAGCATCTTCTTTACGGTGGCAGCGCTGTTCTCGCCGGAAATGAAGGCGTTGAACTTCTTCTTCCTGCTGGCTTTGAATAACATCGCGTTTTTCTCGGTCGCGGGGCTGTCTGGATACCTGAGTGAGCAGTTGCAATCCGTCGGGAAAGAGCTTTCCGAAACGGGTGCAAGTCTTCGTTCTGCTCAGGAATTGAATGAAGTGCTGGTCGAAAATATTCCGACGGGGATGGTGTCCTTTACTGAATCCGGAGAGGTGGTGAAAGCCAACTCTTCTGCGGCCGAAATTCTGGGTTATTCTGATCTGTCCACTTTGAACTGGTATGAGCTGTTCCCGGAAACGCGCCGATCTGAAGGGCTGTTCAAGGGCGATGTGAAGTACACGCCCAGGAACGATGCCAATGCGAAGATTCTGGGTATGACTTTGTCAAAGATCTATAGTCCCGAATTGAAAGCGCATTTGTCCATCGGGCTTTTTGATGATCTGACAAAGATTCGCCAGCTTGAATATGCTGCCAGACAGAATGAAAAGCTCGCAGCCGTGGGTGGTTTGGCGGCGGGGATTGCCCATGAAATCCGCAATCCATTGGCGGGTATCAGTGGCAGTATCGAGCTTTTAAGTCAGACGGTGAACAATGACGATGACCGCAAGCTGATGAAAATCGTTTTGCGTGAAATCGACCGTTTGAACAACCTGATCACTGAATTCCTGGATTACGCACGCCCGGAAGTTCCACCGACAGATGCCGTGGACCTTTCCGCGTTGCTGACAGAAGTTCTGGATTCGATGAAACTCAATGCCCAGGTCCGTGCCGACACTGAACAGGTGCGTGAGTTTGAACCAGGTCTGCAAATCCTGGGTCGCCGGGACAAGTTGAAGCAGGCTTTCCTGAACATCATCATCAATTCCTATCAGGCTATGAATGATTCTCAGAAACCGCAGATTGCGGTGAAAGCTCTGGTCACTGACAAAGAGGTGCGCGTGCGCATTCGCGATGCCGGCTGTGGCATGAGTGAGGCAACTCGCAAGAAGATGTTTGAACCTTTCCATACGACCAAACCCAAGGGCACAGGCCTTGGTCTAGCTGTGACTCATAAGATTTTAGAGGGTCACGGGGCGCAGGTGTTCGTGGAAAGTGAAGTGGGCGTAGGTACTGAGTTTATTTTGACTTTCCCCAGAGCACACTGA
- a CDS encoding sigma-54-dependent transcriptional regulator translates to MKSRILVVDDEESIREFLEIMLKKEGYEITLAEDGQKAKDLLAKKTFDMIISDLQMPHVTGIELLKHVKESYPDTVFMLITAFGTTETAVEAMKMGAYDYLTKPFKIDEVRLNIQNALRSRNLEVENRSLKKELVKEYSFQNMVGNSQAMHAIYDMVKRVSQTPTNVLITGESGTGKEVVAKAIHYNGPLKDRPFVTVNCGAIPENLMESEMFGHKKGSFTGAVADKAGLFEVADGGTLFLDEVGELPLTIQVKLLRAIQERVIRRVGATEDMKVDVRIIAATNRNLEDMVQKGGFRQDLFYRLNVINIKTPGLRERRDDIPLLANHFLKKYNERLNKNIGAISADAMEILKKYDYPGNVRELENMIERTVALEGGATILPESLPPMVNTSSGRKMASSNEIEIGDDGVDLDKVMGQIEKELLIKAIHSAGGVKKRAAKLLHISFRSMRYRIEKYNLGVVGDDELDDE, encoded by the coding sequence ATGAAGTCGAGAATTCTTGTTGTCGATGACGAAGAATCAATACGCGAGTTTTTAGAGATCATGCTGAAAAAAGAAGGGTATGAAATCACTTTGGCTGAAGACGGCCAAAAGGCGAAAGACCTTCTTGCGAAGAAAACATTTGATATGATCATCTCAGACTTGCAGATGCCCCATGTGACGGGGATCGAGCTTCTGAAGCACGTCAAAGAATCCTATCCAGACACTGTCTTCATGCTGATCACAGCATTCGGTACAACCGAAACTGCGGTGGAAGCGATGAAGATGGGTGCGTATGACTATCTGACAAAACCATTCAAAATTGATGAAGTTCGTCTGAACATCCAGAACGCACTTCGTTCCCGCAATTTGGAAGTGGAAAACAGATCCTTGAAAAAGGAACTGGTAAAAGAATACTCCTTCCAGAACATGGTGGGGAATTCCCAGGCTATGCATGCGATCTACGATATGGTGAAGCGTGTCTCCCAGACGCCAACCAACGTTCTGATCACAGGGGAATCCGGTACAGGTAAAGAGGTTGTTGCCAAAGCCATTCACTATAACGGTCCGTTGAAAGACCGTCCGTTCGTAACGGTGAACTGCGGTGCCATCCCTGAAAATCTGATGGAATCAGAAATGTTCGGTCACAAAAAAGGCTCTTTCACCGGTGCGGTGGCTGATAAAGCGGGTCTTTTTGAAGTGGCTGACGGCGGTACCTTGTTCTTGGATGAGGTCGGTGAATTGCCACTGACGATTCAGGTAAAACTTCTTCGTGCGATTCAAGAGCGTGTGATCCGCCGCGTGGGTGCGACGGAAGACATGAAGGTGGATGTGCGTATCATCGCCGCTACCAACCGCAACCTGGAAGACATGGTTCAAAAGGGCGGCTTCCGTCAGGATTTGTTCTATCGTCTGAATGTTATCAATATCAAAACGCCGGGCCTTCGTGAGCGTCGTGATGATATCCCGCTGTTAGCGAATCATTTCCTGAAAAAGTACAATGAGCGTCTGAACAAAAACATCGGCGCGATCAGTGCTGATGCAATGGAAATCCTGAAAAAGTACGACTATCCAGGGAACGTGCGTGAGCTTGAAAATATGATCGAGCGCACTGTGGCTTTGGAAGGCGGCGCAACGATTCTTCCAGAATCTTTGCCACCAATGGTGAACACTTCTTCCGGTCGCAAGATGGCTTCCTCCAATGAAATCGAAATCGGTGACGATGGCGTTGATTTGGACAAGGTGATGGGTCAGATCGAAAAAGAGCTTTTGATCAAAGCCATCCATTCTGCCGGCGGTGTGAAGAAAAGAGCTGCAAAGCTGCTTCATATCTCTTTCAGATCAATGCGATATCGCATTGAAAAATATAATCTAGGCGTAGTCGGCGACGACGAGTTGGACGACGAATAA
- a CDS encoding ferritin-like domain-containing protein, producing the protein MTKENKKVVDLLNEIIEMEISGVVRYLHYALMVKGPNRIPIVKWFHEQANEGYQHASLMGEKVTALGGHPTLRVSAVPETKTHKVLDILKESLEFEQAALAKYKGVLKHCGDDVALEELIRSMVRMETEHIEEVVKMLDTTH; encoded by the coding sequence ATGACTAAAGAAAACAAAAAAGTAGTAGATCTTTTGAATGAAATTATCGAGATGGAGATCTCTGGCGTTGTTCGTTACTTGCACTATGCATTGATGGTGAAAGGTCCGAACCGCATTCCAATCGTTAAATGGTTCCATGAGCAGGCTAACGAAGGTTACCAGCACGCGTCCCTGATGGGCGAAAAAGTGACAGCTTTGGGCGGTCACCCAACTTTGCGTGTGTCGGCGGTTCCGGAAACTAAAACTCACAAGGTTTTGGACATTTTGAAAGAAAGCCTAGAGTTCGAACAAGCTGCTTTGGCGAAGTACAAAGGCGTACTGAAACACTGTGGTGATGACGTTGCGTTGGAAGAACTGATCCGCTCAATGGTGCGTATGGAAACAGAGCACATTGAAGAAGTGGTTAAAATGCTGGACACCACTCACTAG